A stretch of the Argentina anserina chromosome 6, drPotAnse1.1, whole genome shotgun sequence genome encodes the following:
- the LOC126798152 gene encoding probable O-methyltransferase 3, which yields MERLNSFRHINQKWSNGKHSNELLQAQAHIWNHIFSFINSMSLKSAIQLGIPDAINKHGRPMTLSELTSTLPIHPTKSHSVHRLMRILVHSGFFDKKQLSETEGEGYTLTDASQLLLKDHPLSVTPFLNAMLDPALTKPWHYLSTWFQNDDPTPFDTAHGMTFWDYGNHQPSIAHFFNDAMASDARLVTNVVIDECKGVFEGLDSLVDVGGGTGTVAKAIADAFPHIDCTVLDLPHVVADLQRSKNLKYIGGDMFQAVPPADAVLLKWILHDWNDEECVKILERSKEAITGNGKKGKVIIIDMMMENQKGDEESIETQLFFDMLMMALVTGKERNEKEWAKLFTDSGFSDYKITPILGLRSLIEVYP from the exons ATGGAAAGGCTAAACAGCTTTAGACACATTAACCAAAAATGGTCAAATGGAAAGCATTCCAACGAGCTACTCCAAGCTCAAGCCCACATATGGAATCACATCTTCAGCTTCATAAACTCTATGTCCCTTAAATCTGCAATTCAACTAGGTATACCAGATGCTATCAACAAACATGGTCGCCCTATGACCCTTTCTGAGCTCACATCTACCTTACCAATCCACCCAACCAAATCCCACAGCGTCCACCGCCTCATGCGAATATTGGTTCACTCTGGCTTCTTCGATAAGAAACAGCTGAGTGAAACTGAAGGGGAAGGTTATACGCTTACTGATGCCTCCCAGCTCCTTCTGAAGGATCACCCCTTGAGCGTAACCCCCTTCTTAAACGCCATGCTCGACCCTGCTTTGACCAAGCCATGGCATTACTTGAGCACTTGGTTCCAAAACGATGACCCTACGCCATTTGACACAGCACATGGCATGACGTTTTGGGATTACGGGAACCATCAGCCAAGTATTGCTCATTTCTTCAACGATGCCATGGCTAGCGACGCTCGTTTAGTCACCAACGTGGTAATTGACGAGTGCAAAGGGGTGTTTGAGGGATTAGATTCATTGGTTGATGTTGGAGGTGGTACAGGAACTGTGGCCAAGGCCATTGCTGATGCATTCCCACATATTGACTGCACTGTACTTGATCTCCCACATGTTGTGGCTGACCTGCAACGAAGTAAGAACTTGAAATACATCGGAGGTGACATGTTCCAGGCAGTTCCTCCTGCAGATGCAGTTTTACTCAAg TGGATATTGCACGACTGGAATGATGAAGAATGTGTCAAAATACTTGAGCGATCGAAAGAGGCAATTACAGGCAATGGCAAGAAAGGTAAGGTGATTATTATAGATATGATGATGGAGAACCAGAAAGGGGATGAGGAATCAATTGAAACACAGTTGTTCTTCGACATGCTGATGATGGCCCTCGTCACAGGAAAAGAAAGGAACGAGAAAGAATGGGCTAAGCTCTTCACTGATAGCGGTTTCAGTGATTATAAGATAACTCCCATTTTGGGTTTAAGGTCTCTCATTGAGGTTTATCCTTGA